The genomic stretch GCGCCGCCGCCGGCCCCGCCGGCGAGCGCGTCGATCTTGGACGCGAGGATGAAGTCGTTTTCGGAGAGGCCGCCGATCGCGTGGGTCCAGACGGTGAAGTCGACGCGGTTGTAGTGGACGCAGAAATCGGGATGGTGCCCCTCCGCCTCGGCAAGGTCGGCCACCCGCCCCAGGAACGCCATGGCGGCGCGAAAATCGGGGAGGGTCACCGTCTTCCGGAGCTTCCGGTCCTTTTCCTTCCAGCCGTCGAGCTCCTTGAGGAGCCGCCGGGTCTCCGATTTCGAGAGGGGCTCGGTTCCCCCTTCGCAGGGCACGCATCTCTTCTCCCTCAGGTTCATCGTTCTCCTCCTCGCGGCGCGGCGACGGCGGCCGGGGCTGCCGGCGGCGGCGCGGGCAACGTCGCGGACAACGCGATCTCCGATCCTCCCCGGCGGACGCGAACCGGAATCGCCTCCCCCGGGGCGAGCTCCGAGAGCACGATCCGGAGATCGTGGAGCGTCCGGATCGCATGGCCGCCGAACGCCACGATGACGTCGCCGGTCCGGACGCCGGCCCTCTGCGCCGCGCTTCCCGCGCTGGTCCGGGCGACGGCGACGCCCGGGCTCACCTCCGAAGCGTAATCCGGGACGATCCCGAACGCCGCCCGCGAGCCGTGGGCCGCCGACGGATCGAGATCGCGAAAGGCGGGACGCGCCGGTTCGTCGGCGATCCGCCCGACGCAGCGCCGCACGAGCTCGAGGACGCGCGCCTCCCCGGAATCGTCGATCGTCTCCTCGCGGTCCGCGGGGGTGTGGTACTCCGGATGCTTCCCGGTGAAAAAGAAGAGGACCGGGACCTCGGCGAGATAGAACGACTGCTGGTCGCTTCCGCCGTACGGGTCGCTCGCGAACACGAGCCGGAACCGGGCCTGGCGGTTCAGGTCGGAGAGGAGCTCCGGCCACTCGGGCGAGCTCCCGGTTCCGATCACCGCCAGCCGGTCGTCGCGGAGACGGCCGATCATGTCCATGTTCACCATCGCGACCGTCCGCTCGAGCGGCACGAGCGGGTGCCGGACGTAGCGTCCCGATCCGAGCAGGCCGAGCTCCTCTCCCGAGAACGCGACGAAGAGCACGCTGCGGCGGGGGCGCGGACCCGCCGCGAAGGCGTGCGCGAGCGCGATCAATCCGGCCGTTCCCGACGCGTTGTCGTCGGCGCCCGGGTGGATCGCGGGGCGGCGGTCCGCCGCGAGGGAGTTCGGCCCGCCGAGGCCGAGGTGGTCGAAGTGAGCACCCACGACGACCGTCTCGGCAGACCGTGACGGGTCCGACCCTTCGAGCAGACCCGCGACGTTGGCGGTCGGCCGGCGGCGCGGGCGAATGTCCGTGGAGAGCTCCGCCGTGACGGGGAGATCGAGCGGCCAGGCGCGCGTCGCGAGCTCCCGCCGTACGGCATCGACGCTCCAGCCGGCCGCGCCGAGCCACTCGTCGGCCACGTGGCGCGTCACGAGCAGGACCGGAAGCCCCTCGTCGCTGAAGCCGCGGTTCGTGTTCCACCGCGCGGGATCGGAGTCGTCGGGGGCCGCGACGACGACGGCCGCCGCCCCCTTGTCGCGCGCGAAGAGGACCTTGTGAAAGATGCCCGCGAAGAGCGCCAGCGGCGAATCGGGCTCCGCCGCCGGCGAGCCGGCGAGAAGGAGAACGATCCGCCCGGAGACGTCGCGGCTCCCGTAGTCGTCGCGGGCGGCGGCACGGGAGACGACGCCGTAGCCCGCGAACACGACGGGCCCCCGGGCGGAGCCGCTTCCCGAGAGCGTCGAAGGAACGAAGGTGTCGTCGAGCCGGTACTCGGTCCGGCGGCGGGCCCACCGGGCCGAGAGGGAATTGGCGGGGCCGAGATCGCCGCCGACGGTCGCGACGAACGGCTGAAAATAGCCGGTGCCGTCGAGCGGCGCGTCGGGATCGTTCGCCCGTGACGTGCCGAGCGGCCGCAGCCCCGCGGAGCGGAACTCCGCCGCGATGTAGCGGGCCGCCCGATCTCCCCCCGCGGTTCCCGTCCCTCTCCCTTCGAACGCCGGGGACGTGAGGAGGTGGATCGAGGCGCGGATCTCGCCCGGGTCGATCGCCGCGCCGCCGGAAGCCGCCGCGCCCCCGAGGACGAGCAGGAGGAGGAGCCGCCGTAACACCCGGAGATCTTAGAACGTTGGACTCGAGCGAACCTGCGATAGGATCGGTTAACGGAACTGACGGGTCAGTTTCGAGAGGAAGGAATGACGCGCGCCCGGACGCTCGCCAAGCAGGAAACGATCCTCGACGCGGCCTCCCGCGTCTTCTCGCACCGCGAGTACCACGAGGTGCTCACGGAAGAAATCGCCGAGGAGGCCGGGATCGGGAAAGGGACGATCTACCGGTA from Thermoanaerobaculia bacterium encodes the following:
- a CDS encoding 4a-hydroxytetrahydrobiopterin dehydratase; this encodes MNLREKRCVPCEGGTEPLSKSETRRLLKELDGWKEKDRKLRKTVTLPDFRAAMAFLGRVADLAEAEGHHPDFCVHYNRVDFTVWTHAIGGLSENDFILASKIDALAGGAGGGAKGSSTADAPG
- a CDS encoding M28 family peptidase; this encodes MLRRLLLLLVLGGAAASGGAAIDPGEIRASIHLLTSPAFEGRGTGTAGGDRAARYIAAEFRSAGLRPLGTSRANDPDAPLDGTGYFQPFVATVGGDLGPANSLSARWARRRTEYRLDDTFVPSTLSGSGSARGPVVFAGYGVVSRAAARDDYGSRDVSGRIVLLLAGSPAAEPDSPLALFAGIFHKVLFARDKGAAAVVVAAPDDSDPARWNTNRGFSDEGLPVLLVTRHVADEWLGAAGWSVDAVRRELATRAWPLDLPVTAELSTDIRPRRRPTANVAGLLEGSDPSRSAETVVVGAHFDHLGLGGPNSLAADRRPAIHPGADDNASGTAGLIALAHAFAAGPRPRRSVLFVAFSGEELGLLGSGRYVRHPLVPLERTVAMVNMDMIGRLRDDRLAVIGTGSSPEWPELLSDLNRQARFRLVFASDPYGGSDQQSFYLAEVPVLFFFTGKHPEYHTPADREETIDDSGEARVLELVRRCVGRIADEPARPAFRDLDPSAAHGSRAAFGIVPDYASEVSPGVAVARTSAGSAAQRAGVRTGDVIVAFGGHAIRTLHDLRIVLSELAPGEAIPVRVRRGGSEIALSATLPAPPPAAPAAVAAPRGGER